A window from Larimichthys crocea isolate SSNF chromosome XXIII, L_crocea_2.0, whole genome shotgun sequence encodes these proteins:
- the nrros gene encoding transforming growth factor beta activator LRRC33: MPVHGLTHILLCLLPMWRILTPVSSHPQHSRCHLIQRTALCNNGKLTSVPAGLPDNTEELHLNYNHIQTLQDSSLSYPSLITLSLACNNLERLESNTFQDSKLLESLNLANNNLHIGYQETSHALKTLPRLRVLDFSENELNDEMAATLLQNLTSLEYLNLSGNLLRRLDETSFQDLHQLKELDLQRNLIFEIDAAFDSNPLLQRLNLAFNYLPCLIDFHMTQMVVLNASHNFIEWFIATQDLNDTFQLETLDLSDNKLLFFPFLPDQSRLRNLYLSHNSIRFYEHLADNNTDLNSTTTVEFYNIKKYKSNVTAELWTENLHGDISSLEILDLRGNQVEYFPQGFIQKMPVLSRLQMCTNCLKTLNLTSEQLSSSLYELDVSNNRLEQFVADEGTMTALGNLTYLNLSLNDLRQLPSGLFSSLPSLRSVDLSYNEIDICLPEQAENSIDNMSPCVDWKNIESLKQLYLKGCNLEIIPSCAFTGLSLTHLDLSDNPGLIVQESIESLSRTLQHLGLGNTQIQDFDFSPFQSLKSINISRNSLAHLPSSLLKLDLNVLDLRDNKLPTISSGHANALAQKLHTVFLTGNPFNCCQTEWFRTFEATKTINVVGQSEIECQDLFQIIHRVENSQSFLCLEDSGESIFWYILLFVPICLSFLFISIIVLLTFKPKMLQKSIKKKCLKRTSY, encoded by the exons ATGCCAGTCCACGGGCTCACTCACATCCTGCTTTGCTTGTTACCCATGTGGAGAATACTGACACCAGTCTCAAGTCATCCACAACACAGCCGATGCCATCTG ATACAAAGAACGGCTCTCTGCAACAATGGCAAGCTCACTTCTGTGCCTGCAGGACTACCAGACAATACAGAAGAGCTTCATCTTAACTACAATCACATTCAAACACTACAGGACAGCTCTCTCAGTTATCCCTCATTAATAACCCTGAGCTTAGCTTGTAATAATTTGGAGAGATTAGAATCAAACACTTTTCAAGACTCAAAATTGTTAGAAAGCCTCAATTTAGCAAATAACAATCTTCATATTGGCTACCAAGAAACCAGCCACGCATTAAAGACTCTACCCAGGCTTAGAGTTCTGGATTTCTCTGAGAATGAGCTTAATGATGAAATGGCTGCCACTCTTCTCCAAAATTTGACATCCCTGGAGTATCTCAATCTTTCTGGAAACCTCTTGCGTAGACTGGATGAGACCTCATTCCAGGATCTTCACCAACTCAAAGAACTCGACCTGCAGAGAAACCTCATATTCGAGATTGACGCCGCCTTCGACAGCAATCCCCTACTTCAGCGGCTCAACTTGGCCTTTAACTACCTGCCTTGCCTGATTGACTTCCACATGACCCAAATGGTGGTCCTCAACGCCAGCCACAACTTCATCGAATGGTTCATCGCCACACAAGACCTTAATGACACTTTCCAGCTGGAAACACTTGATCTATCAGACAACAaacttctcttctttcctttcttgcCTGACCAGAGCCGCTTGCGGAATCTTTACCTATCCCACAACAGTATTAGGTTTTACGAACATTTGgcagacaacaacacagaccTGAACTCGACAACAACAGTTGAGTTTTACAATATCAAGAAGTACAAAAGCAATGTAACAGCTGAGTTGTGGACTGAGAACCTTCACGGTGACATCTCCTCTCTAGAGATTTTAGATCTAAGAGGTAACCAGGTGGAGTATTTTCCTCAAGGATTTATCCAGAAAATGCCTGTCCTGTCCAGACTTCAAATGTGCACAAACTGTCTGAAAACCTTAAATCTTACATCAGAACAGCTTTCTAGCAGCTTATATGAGTTGGACGTTAGCAACAACAGGCTGGAACAGTTTGTAGCAGATGAAGGTACGATGACTGCACTTGGCAATCTGACATACCTTAACCTGAGCCTGAATGATCTCAGGCAGTTACCCTCAGGATTATTTTCGTCATTGCCAAGTCTCAGGTCTGTGGATCTTAGTTATAACGAAATTGACATTTGCCTTCCCGAGCAAGCTGAGAACAGTATAGATAATATGTCACCTTGCGTGGATTGGAAAAATATTGAATCCCTAAAACAGCTTTACCTGAAAGGATGCAACCTTGAAATAATTCCATCATGTGCTTTCACTGGGTTGTCTCTCACTCACTTAGACCTGTCAGACAATCCTGGACTCATTGTCCAAGAATCAATAGAAAGTCTTAGCAGAACATTGCAACACCTAGGTTTAGGAAACACTCAAATACAAGACTTCGACTTCTCCCCTTTCCAAAGTCTGAAGTCTATAAACATTTCAAGGAACTCTCTTGCTCATCTTCCATCTTCACTTCTAAAGCTTGACTTGAATGTGCTCGATTTGAGGGACAACAAACTGCCCACTATTTCCTCAGGTCACGCTAATGCATTAGCCCAGAAACTACACACTGTTTTCCTCACAGGAAATCCGTTCAACTGCTGCCAAACAGAATGGTTCAGGACATTTGAGGCAACAAAGACAATCAATGTGGTTGGACAATCAGAGATTGAATGTCAGGATCTCTTCCAAATAATACACAGAGTGGAGAACTCCcagtcatttttgtgtttggagGATAGCGGGGAATCTATATTCTGGTACATTCTGCTTTTTGTACCCATCTGCCTTTCCTTTTTGTTCATTTCGATTATTGTTCTCCTCACATTTAAGCCCAAAATGCtacaaaaatcaatcaaaaaaaagtGTCTGAAACGTACATCTTACTGA